One segment of Carya illinoinensis cultivar Pawnee chromosome 1, C.illinoinensisPawnee_v1, whole genome shotgun sequence DNA contains the following:
- the LOC122301676 gene encoding protein MIZU-KUSSEI 1, giving the protein MAFPTSMSGTPRAKSSNGVAAVDCQKQVRSWRLLRSLMELLIPSCNCSTFIEDQDIQQEENHYLQNCYNSRYPAFSTSSSPTIVGTIFGFRHGKVRLCIQTSYNSTNPVLLLELAVPTTTLAREMQEGILRIALESTATRQGLSTAANSCSLLSMPVWKMYCNGRKVGFAVKRQPSKADMEALRVMSADHVVVGAGVISGKELQREDELMYLRANFERVCGSANSESFHLIDQDGSSNTGQELGIFFFRSR; this is encoded by the coding sequence ATGGCCTTTCCAACGTCAATGAGTGGCACCCCGCGGGCAAAATCGTCCAATGGTGTCGCCGCCGTCGACTGCCAAAAACAAGTCCGGTCATGGAGGCTTCTGCGCTCTCTCATGGAGCTCCTCATACCCAGCTGCAACTGCAGTACCTTTATAGAAGACCAAGATATCCAACAAGAAGAAAATCACTACCTCCAAAACTGCTATAATTCACGGTACCCCGCCTTTAGTACTTCTTCTTCCCCTACCATCGTTGGCACAATATTTGGATTTCGCCATGGGAAAGTTAGGCTTTGTATTCAAACCAGTTACAACTCCACCAACCCAGTTCTACTCCTTGAATTGGCTGTCCCCACAACAACCCTAGCAAGAGAAATGCAAGAGGGTATTCTTCGAATTGCACTAGAGAGTACTGCCACAAGGCAGGGATTAAGTACTGCCGCTAATTCTTGCTCTCTTTTGTCCATGCCAGTGTGGAAAATGTATTGCAATGGGAGGAAAGTTGGGTTTGCGGTTAAGCGCCAGCCTTCCAAGGCAGATATGGAGGCACTTAGGGTAATGAGTGCAGATCACGTTGTTGTGGGTGCTGGCGTAATAAGTGGGAAAGAGCTTCAAAGAGAAGACGAGTTAATGTATCTTAGGGCAAACTTTGAGAGAGTTTGTGGTTCAGCAAATTCTGAGTCCTTCCATTTGATTGATCAGGATGGGAGCAGTAATACTGGTCAGGAACttggtattttcttttttcgCTCAAGGTGA
- the LOC122308828 gene encoding probable glucan 1,3-beta-glucosidase A isoform X1, translating into MAFGLSRLWTRFQQNINITGIWKGKPRACLQAFEGPAFFMELGFSKWVCAFLLCCWLIFSGAYSVEGLRGDSKVRGVNLGGWLVVEGWIKPSLFDGIPNGDMLDGTEVQFRSVTLQKYVCAENGGGSNVTVGRDVASSWETFKLWRVSESRFQLRTSKGQFISCDGEGCSVSATAEYPSTSETFFIERKNSRVHIKLESGAYLQATTGNQLSGDYPGMPGWDENAGTFEMTIVANNLHGDYQLANGYGHNEAKKVLKRHRNSFITFEDFKFLHRNGINTVRIPVGWWIASDPDPPAPFIGGTLVALDDAFSWAQAYDIKCIIDLHAAPGSQNGMEHSASRDGFVGWPTSPDYISQTLDVVDFLASRYATHPALLGIELLNEPSATTVPLDTLVSFYMRGYQIVRKYSPTAYVIICQRIGNADPLELYQANIGTHNLVVDLHFYSLFDTFFVNMSTADNIQFIYKSREAQLQALNSSNGPLVFIGEWVNEWNVTTGSQTDYQEFGKAQLEVYNAASFGWAYWTLKNDRQHWDFEWNIKNNYLQLGESPNKQSLNSLMLIGITCARFYLHHFL; encoded by the exons ATGGCTTTCGGTTTGTCTCGACTATGGACAAGgtttcaacaaaatattaacATAACGGGAATTTGGAAAGGCAAACCACGAGCTTGTTTACAAG CTTTTGAGGGGCCTGCATTCTTCATGGAACTTGGTTTTAGCAAATGGGTATGTGCATTTCTACTGTGTTGTTGGCTTATCTTCTCTGGAGCATACTCGG TGGAGGGATTGCGTGGGGATTCTAAAGTGAGAGGAGTGAACTTGGGAGGGTGGCTGGTCGTGGAAGGCTGGATTAAACCTTCACTTTTTGATGGTATTCCCAACGGAGACATGCTT GACGGAACAGAGGTACAATTTAGGTCAGTGACATTGCAGAAGTATGTGTGTGCAGAGAATGGGGGAGGCTCGAATGTTACAGTCGGCAGAGATGTAGCATCTTCATGGGAAACTTTTAAG CTATGGAGAGTTTCGGAATCAAGATTTCAGTTGCGCACGTCCAAAGGTCAATTTATATCATGCGATGGAGAAGGATGCTCTGTCTCTGCAACTGCAGAATACCCTTCCACATCAGAAACATTTTTCATTGAAAGGAAGAATAGTAGAGTTCACATAAAACTAGAGAGTGGGGCGTATCTACAG GCTACAACGGGAAATCAGCTCTCAGGGGACTATCCAGGAATGCCAGGATGGGATGAGAATGCAGGCACATTTGAGATGACAATTGTAGCAAATAACTTGCATGGAGATTACCAGCTTGCAAATGGATATGGACACAATGAGGCCAAGAAGGTTCTTAAG AGACACAGAAACAGTTTTATCACCTTTgaagatttcaagtttcttcATAGAAATGGAATAAATACTGTGAGGATCCCAGTTGGCTGGTGGATTGCTTCTGATCCTGATCCTCCTGCTCCATTTATTGGAGGAACTCTTGTGGCTCTGGATGATGCATTCTCATGGGCACA AGCCTATGACATAAAGTGCATAATCGACCTTCATGCTGCTCCTGGCTCCCAAAACGGGATGGAACATAGTGCTAGTCGAGATGGTTTTGTAGGCTGGCCTACTTCTCCAGATTACATCTCACAAACATTGGATGTTGTTGATTTTCTAGCTTCCAG GTATGCAACGCATCCTGCATTGCTGGGAATTGAACTCTTAAACGAACCATCTGCAACCACAGTTCCCTTGGATACTTTAGTTTCATTTTATATGCGTGGCTACCAAATTGTTCGAAAATACTCACCAACAGCTTATGTAATAATTTGCCAAAGAATTGGCAATGCAGATCCCTTGGAACTTTATCAAGCTAACATAGGCACTCACAATTTAGTGGTGGATTTGCATTTCTATAGTCTTTTTGACACTTTCTTTGTTAATATGAGCACGGCggataatatacaatttatATACAAGAGCAGGGAAGCTCAATTACAGGCCCTCAACAGCTCCAATGGCCCACTTGTTTTTATTG GGGAATGGGTGAATGAGTGGAATGTGACAACTGGATCTCAGACAGATTACCAAGAGTTTGGAAAGGCACAATTAGAGGTATATAATGCGGCTTCATTTGGATGGGCTTATTGGACACTTAAAAATGACAGACAACACTGGGATTTTGAATGGAACATAAAGAACAATTATCTCCAACTAG GCGAGTCACCCAACAAGCAAAGTCTCAATAGTTTAATGTTGATTGGTATTACATGTGCCCGTTTCTATCTGCATCATTTTCTGTGA
- the LOC122308828 gene encoding probable glucan 1,3-beta-glucosidase A isoform X2: MELGFSKWVCAFLLCCWLIFSGAYSVEGLRGDSKVRGVNLGGWLVVEGWIKPSLFDGIPNGDMLDGTEVQFRSVTLQKYVCAENGGGSNVTVGRDVASSWETFKLWRVSESRFQLRTSKGQFISCDGEGCSVSATAEYPSTSETFFIERKNSRVHIKLESGAYLQATTGNQLSGDYPGMPGWDENAGTFEMTIVANNLHGDYQLANGYGHNEAKKVLKRHRNSFITFEDFKFLHRNGINTVRIPVGWWIASDPDPPAPFIGGTLVALDDAFSWAQAYDIKCIIDLHAAPGSQNGMEHSASRDGFVGWPTSPDYISQTLDVVDFLASRYATHPALLGIELLNEPSATTVPLDTLVSFYMRGYQIVRKYSPTAYVIICQRIGNADPLELYQANIGTHNLVVDLHFYSLFDTFFVNMSTADNIQFIYKSREAQLQALNSSNGPLVFIGEWVNEWNVTTGSQTDYQEFGKAQLEVYNAASFGWAYWTLKNDRQHWDFEWNIKNNYLQLGESPNKQSLNSLMLIGITCARFYLHHFL, from the exons ATGGAACTTGGTTTTAGCAAATGGGTATGTGCATTTCTACTGTGTTGTTGGCTTATCTTCTCTGGAGCATACTCGG TGGAGGGATTGCGTGGGGATTCTAAAGTGAGAGGAGTGAACTTGGGAGGGTGGCTGGTCGTGGAAGGCTGGATTAAACCTTCACTTTTTGATGGTATTCCCAACGGAGACATGCTT GACGGAACAGAGGTACAATTTAGGTCAGTGACATTGCAGAAGTATGTGTGTGCAGAGAATGGGGGAGGCTCGAATGTTACAGTCGGCAGAGATGTAGCATCTTCATGGGAAACTTTTAAG CTATGGAGAGTTTCGGAATCAAGATTTCAGTTGCGCACGTCCAAAGGTCAATTTATATCATGCGATGGAGAAGGATGCTCTGTCTCTGCAACTGCAGAATACCCTTCCACATCAGAAACATTTTTCATTGAAAGGAAGAATAGTAGAGTTCACATAAAACTAGAGAGTGGGGCGTATCTACAG GCTACAACGGGAAATCAGCTCTCAGGGGACTATCCAGGAATGCCAGGATGGGATGAGAATGCAGGCACATTTGAGATGACAATTGTAGCAAATAACTTGCATGGAGATTACCAGCTTGCAAATGGATATGGACACAATGAGGCCAAGAAGGTTCTTAAG AGACACAGAAACAGTTTTATCACCTTTgaagatttcaagtttcttcATAGAAATGGAATAAATACTGTGAGGATCCCAGTTGGCTGGTGGATTGCTTCTGATCCTGATCCTCCTGCTCCATTTATTGGAGGAACTCTTGTGGCTCTGGATGATGCATTCTCATGGGCACA AGCCTATGACATAAAGTGCATAATCGACCTTCATGCTGCTCCTGGCTCCCAAAACGGGATGGAACATAGTGCTAGTCGAGATGGTTTTGTAGGCTGGCCTACTTCTCCAGATTACATCTCACAAACATTGGATGTTGTTGATTTTCTAGCTTCCAG GTATGCAACGCATCCTGCATTGCTGGGAATTGAACTCTTAAACGAACCATCTGCAACCACAGTTCCCTTGGATACTTTAGTTTCATTTTATATGCGTGGCTACCAAATTGTTCGAAAATACTCACCAACAGCTTATGTAATAATTTGCCAAAGAATTGGCAATGCAGATCCCTTGGAACTTTATCAAGCTAACATAGGCACTCACAATTTAGTGGTGGATTTGCATTTCTATAGTCTTTTTGACACTTTCTTTGTTAATATGAGCACGGCggataatatacaatttatATACAAGAGCAGGGAAGCTCAATTACAGGCCCTCAACAGCTCCAATGGCCCACTTGTTTTTATTG GGGAATGGGTGAATGAGTGGAATGTGACAACTGGATCTCAGACAGATTACCAAGAGTTTGGAAAGGCACAATTAGAGGTATATAATGCGGCTTCATTTGGATGGGCTTATTGGACACTTAAAAATGACAGACAACACTGGGATTTTGAATGGAACATAAAGAACAATTATCTCCAACTAG GCGAGTCACCCAACAAGCAAAGTCTCAATAGTTTAATGTTGATTGGTATTACATGTGCCCGTTTCTATCTGCATCATTTTCTGTGA
- the LOC122308828 gene encoding probable glucan 1,3-beta-glucosidase A isoform X3: MVEGLRGDSKVRGVNLGGWLVVEGWIKPSLFDGIPNGDMLDGTEVQFRSVTLQKYVCAENGGGSNVTVGRDVASSWETFKLWRVSESRFQLRTSKGQFISCDGEGCSVSATAEYPSTSETFFIERKNSRVHIKLESGAYLQATTGNQLSGDYPGMPGWDENAGTFEMTIVANNLHGDYQLANGYGHNEAKKVLKRHRNSFITFEDFKFLHRNGINTVRIPVGWWIASDPDPPAPFIGGTLVALDDAFSWAQAYDIKCIIDLHAAPGSQNGMEHSASRDGFVGWPTSPDYISQTLDVVDFLASRYATHPALLGIELLNEPSATTVPLDTLVSFYMRGYQIVRKYSPTAYVIICQRIGNADPLELYQANIGTHNLVVDLHFYSLFDTFFVNMSTADNIQFIYKSREAQLQALNSSNGPLVFIGEWVNEWNVTTGSQTDYQEFGKAQLEVYNAASFGWAYWTLKNDRQHWDFEWNIKNNYLQLGESPNKQSLNSLMLIGITCARFYLHHFL, from the exons ATGG TGGAGGGATTGCGTGGGGATTCTAAAGTGAGAGGAGTGAACTTGGGAGGGTGGCTGGTCGTGGAAGGCTGGATTAAACCTTCACTTTTTGATGGTATTCCCAACGGAGACATGCTT GACGGAACAGAGGTACAATTTAGGTCAGTGACATTGCAGAAGTATGTGTGTGCAGAGAATGGGGGAGGCTCGAATGTTACAGTCGGCAGAGATGTAGCATCTTCATGGGAAACTTTTAAG CTATGGAGAGTTTCGGAATCAAGATTTCAGTTGCGCACGTCCAAAGGTCAATTTATATCATGCGATGGAGAAGGATGCTCTGTCTCTGCAACTGCAGAATACCCTTCCACATCAGAAACATTTTTCATTGAAAGGAAGAATAGTAGAGTTCACATAAAACTAGAGAGTGGGGCGTATCTACAG GCTACAACGGGAAATCAGCTCTCAGGGGACTATCCAGGAATGCCAGGATGGGATGAGAATGCAGGCACATTTGAGATGACAATTGTAGCAAATAACTTGCATGGAGATTACCAGCTTGCAAATGGATATGGACACAATGAGGCCAAGAAGGTTCTTAAG AGACACAGAAACAGTTTTATCACCTTTgaagatttcaagtttcttcATAGAAATGGAATAAATACTGTGAGGATCCCAGTTGGCTGGTGGATTGCTTCTGATCCTGATCCTCCTGCTCCATTTATTGGAGGAACTCTTGTGGCTCTGGATGATGCATTCTCATGGGCACA AGCCTATGACATAAAGTGCATAATCGACCTTCATGCTGCTCCTGGCTCCCAAAACGGGATGGAACATAGTGCTAGTCGAGATGGTTTTGTAGGCTGGCCTACTTCTCCAGATTACATCTCACAAACATTGGATGTTGTTGATTTTCTAGCTTCCAG GTATGCAACGCATCCTGCATTGCTGGGAATTGAACTCTTAAACGAACCATCTGCAACCACAGTTCCCTTGGATACTTTAGTTTCATTTTATATGCGTGGCTACCAAATTGTTCGAAAATACTCACCAACAGCTTATGTAATAATTTGCCAAAGAATTGGCAATGCAGATCCCTTGGAACTTTATCAAGCTAACATAGGCACTCACAATTTAGTGGTGGATTTGCATTTCTATAGTCTTTTTGACACTTTCTTTGTTAATATGAGCACGGCggataatatacaatttatATACAAGAGCAGGGAAGCTCAATTACAGGCCCTCAACAGCTCCAATGGCCCACTTGTTTTTATTG GGGAATGGGTGAATGAGTGGAATGTGACAACTGGATCTCAGACAGATTACCAAGAGTTTGGAAAGGCACAATTAGAGGTATATAATGCGGCTTCATTTGGATGGGCTTATTGGACACTTAAAAATGACAGACAACACTGGGATTTTGAATGGAACATAAAGAACAATTATCTCCAACTAG GCGAGTCACCCAACAAGCAAAGTCTCAATAGTTTAATGTTGATTGGTATTACATGTGCCCGTTTCTATCTGCATCATTTTCTGTGA
- the LOC122308828 gene encoding beta-xylosidase-like isoform X4: MAFGLSRLWTRFQQNINITGIWKGKPRACLQAFEGPAFFMELGFSKWVCAFLLCCWLIFSGAYSVEGLRGDSKVRGVNLGGWLVVEGWIKPSLFDGIPNGDMLDGTEVQFRSVTLQKYVCAENGGGSNVTVGRDVASSWETFKLWRVSESRFQLRTSKGQFISCDGEGCSVSATAEYPSTSETFFIERKNSRVHIKLESGAYLQATTGNQLSGDYPGMPGWDENAGTFEMTIVANNLHGDYQLANGYGHNEAKKVLKRHRNSFITFEDFKFLHRNGINTVRIPVGWWIASDPDPPAPFIGGTLVALDDAFSWAQAYDIKCIIDLHAAPGSQNGMEHSASRDGFVGWPTSPDYISQTLDVVDFLASRYATHPALLGIELLNEPSATTVPLDTLVSFYMRGYQIVRKYSPTAYVIICQRIGNADPLELYQANIGTHNLVVDLHFYSLFDTFFVNMSTADNIQFIYKSREAQLQALNSSNGPLVFIVD; this comes from the exons ATGGCTTTCGGTTTGTCTCGACTATGGACAAGgtttcaacaaaatattaacATAACGGGAATTTGGAAAGGCAAACCACGAGCTTGTTTACAAG CTTTTGAGGGGCCTGCATTCTTCATGGAACTTGGTTTTAGCAAATGGGTATGTGCATTTCTACTGTGTTGTTGGCTTATCTTCTCTGGAGCATACTCGG TGGAGGGATTGCGTGGGGATTCTAAAGTGAGAGGAGTGAACTTGGGAGGGTGGCTGGTCGTGGAAGGCTGGATTAAACCTTCACTTTTTGATGGTATTCCCAACGGAGACATGCTT GACGGAACAGAGGTACAATTTAGGTCAGTGACATTGCAGAAGTATGTGTGTGCAGAGAATGGGGGAGGCTCGAATGTTACAGTCGGCAGAGATGTAGCATCTTCATGGGAAACTTTTAAG CTATGGAGAGTTTCGGAATCAAGATTTCAGTTGCGCACGTCCAAAGGTCAATTTATATCATGCGATGGAGAAGGATGCTCTGTCTCTGCAACTGCAGAATACCCTTCCACATCAGAAACATTTTTCATTGAAAGGAAGAATAGTAGAGTTCACATAAAACTAGAGAGTGGGGCGTATCTACAG GCTACAACGGGAAATCAGCTCTCAGGGGACTATCCAGGAATGCCAGGATGGGATGAGAATGCAGGCACATTTGAGATGACAATTGTAGCAAATAACTTGCATGGAGATTACCAGCTTGCAAATGGATATGGACACAATGAGGCCAAGAAGGTTCTTAAG AGACACAGAAACAGTTTTATCACCTTTgaagatttcaagtttcttcATAGAAATGGAATAAATACTGTGAGGATCCCAGTTGGCTGGTGGATTGCTTCTGATCCTGATCCTCCTGCTCCATTTATTGGAGGAACTCTTGTGGCTCTGGATGATGCATTCTCATGGGCACA AGCCTATGACATAAAGTGCATAATCGACCTTCATGCTGCTCCTGGCTCCCAAAACGGGATGGAACATAGTGCTAGTCGAGATGGTTTTGTAGGCTGGCCTACTTCTCCAGATTACATCTCACAAACATTGGATGTTGTTGATTTTCTAGCTTCCAG GTATGCAACGCATCCTGCATTGCTGGGAATTGAACTCTTAAACGAACCATCTGCAACCACAGTTCCCTTGGATACTTTAGTTTCATTTTATATGCGTGGCTACCAAATTGTTCGAAAATACTCACCAACAGCTTATGTAATAATTTGCCAAAGAATTGGCAATGCAGATCCCTTGGAACTTTATCAAGCTAACATAGGCACTCACAATTTAGTGGTGGATTTGCATTTCTATAGTCTTTTTGACACTTTCTTTGTTAATATGAGCACGGCggataatatacaatttatATACAAGAGCAGGGAAGCTCAATTACAGGCCCTCAACAGCTCCAATGGCCCACTTGTTTTTATTG TGGATTGA